The Chlorocebus sabaeus isolate Y175 chromosome 16, mChlSab1.0.hap1, whole genome shotgun sequence genome window below encodes:
- the G6PC3 gene encoding glucose-6-phosphatase 3 isoform X1 — protein sequence MESTLGAGIVIAEALQNQLAWLENVWLWVTFLGDPKILFLFYFPAAYYASRRVGIAVLWISLITEWLNLIFKWFLFGDRPFWWVHESGYYSQAPAQVHQFPSSCETGPGSPSGHCMITGAALWPIMTALSSQVATRARSRWVRVMPSLAYCTFLLAVGLSRIFILAHFPHQVLAGLITGAVLGWLMTPRVPVERELSFYGLTALALMLGTSLIYWILFTLGLDLSWSISLAFKWCERPEWIHMDSRPFASLSRDSGAALGLGIALHSPCYAQVRRAQLGNGQKIACLVLAMGLLGPLDWLGHPPQISLFYIFNFLKYTLWPCLVLALVPWAVHMFSAQEAPPIHSS from the exons ATGGAGTCCACACTGGGCGCGGGCATCGTGATAGCCGAGGCGCTACAGAACCAGCTTGCCTGGCTGGAGAACGTGTGGCTGTGGGTCACCTTTCTGGGTGATCCCAAGATCCTCTTTCTGTTCTACTTCCCCGCGGCCTACTACGCGTCCCGCCGTGTGGGCATCGCGGTGCTCTGGATCAGCCTCATCACCGAGTGGCTCAACCTCATCTTCAAGTG gtttctttttggagacaggcccTTTTGGTGGGTCCATGAGTCTGGGTACTACAGCCAGGCTCCAGCCCAGGTTCACCAGTTCCCCTCTTCTTGTGAGACTGGTCCAG GCAGCCCTTCTGGACACTGCATGATCACAGGAGCAGCCCTCTGGCCCATAATGACGGCCCTGTCTTCGCAGGTGGCCACTCGGGCCCGCAG CCGCTGGGTAAGGGTGATGCCTAGCCTAGCTTATTGCACCTTCCTTTTGGCGGTTGGCTTGTCGCGAATCTTCATCTTAGCACATTTCCCTCACCAGGTGCTGGCTGGCCTAATAACTG GCGCTGTCCTGGGCTGGCTGATGACTCCCCGGGTGCCTGTGGAGCGGGAGCTAAGCTTCTATGGGTTGACCGCACTGGCCCTCATGCTAGGCACCAGCCTCATCTATTGGATCCTCTTTACGCTGGGCCTGGATCTTTCTTG GTCCATCAGCCTAGCCTTCAAGTGGTGTGAGCGGCCTGAGTGGATACACATGGATAGCCGGCCCTTTGCCTCCCTGAGCCGTGACTCAGGGGCTGCCCTGGGCCTGGGCATTGCCTTGCACTCTCCCTGCTATGCCCAGGTGCGTCGGGCACAGCTGGGAAATGGCCAGAAGATAGCCTGCCTTGTGCTGGCCATGGGGCTGCTGGGCCCCCTTGACTGGCTGGGCCACCCCCCTCAGATCAGCCTCTTCTACATCTTCAATTTCCTCAAGTATACCCTCTGGCCATGCCTAGTCCTGGCCCTCGTGCCCTGGGCAGTGCACATGTTCAGTGCCCAGGAAGCACCGCCCATCCACTCTTCTTGA
- the G6PC3 gene encoding glucose-6-phosphatase 3 isoform X2: protein MESTLGAGIVIAEALQNQLAWLENVWLWVTFLGDPKILFLFYFPAAYYASRRVGIAVLWISLITEWLNLIFKWFLFGDRPFWWVHESGYYSQAPAQVHQFPSSCETGPGSPSGHCMITGAALWPIMTALSSQVATRARSCRHSTLLGAVLGWLMTPRVPVERELSFYGLTALALMLGTSLIYWILFTLGLDLSWSISLAFKWCERPEWIHMDSRPFASLSRDSGAALGLGIALHSPCYAQVRRAQLGNGQKIACLVLAMGLLGPLDWLGHPPQISLFYIFNFLKYTLWPCLVLALVPWAVHMFSAQEAPPIHSS, encoded by the exons ATGGAGTCCACACTGGGCGCGGGCATCGTGATAGCCGAGGCGCTACAGAACCAGCTTGCCTGGCTGGAGAACGTGTGGCTGTGGGTCACCTTTCTGGGTGATCCCAAGATCCTCTTTCTGTTCTACTTCCCCGCGGCCTACTACGCGTCCCGCCGTGTGGGCATCGCGGTGCTCTGGATCAGCCTCATCACCGAGTGGCTCAACCTCATCTTCAAGTG gtttctttttggagacaggcccTTTTGGTGGGTCCATGAGTCTGGGTACTACAGCCAGGCTCCAGCCCAGGTTCACCAGTTCCCCTCTTCTTGTGAGACTGGTCCAG GCAGCCCTTCTGGACACTGCATGATCACAGGAGCAGCCCTCTGGCCCATAATGACGGCCCTGTCTTCGCAGGTGGCCACTCGGGCCCGCAG CTGCCGTCACTCCACTCTCCTAGGCGCTGTCCTGGGCTGGCTGATGACTCCCCGGGTGCCTGTGGAGCGGGAGCTAAGCTTCTATGGGTTGACCGCACTGGCCCTCATGCTAGGCACCAGCCTCATCTATTGGATCCTCTTTACGCTGGGCCTGGATCTTTCTTG GTCCATCAGCCTAGCCTTCAAGTGGTGTGAGCGGCCTGAGTGGATACACATGGATAGCCGGCCCTTTGCCTCCCTGAGCCGTGACTCAGGGGCTGCCCTGGGCCTGGGCATTGCCTTGCACTCTCCCTGCTATGCCCAGGTGCGTCGGGCACAGCTGGGAAATGGCCAGAAGATAGCCTGCCTTGTGCTGGCCATGGGGCTGCTGGGCCCCCTTGACTGGCTGGGCCACCCCCCTCAGATCAGCCTCTTCTACATCTTCAATTTCCTCAAGTATACCCTCTGGCCATGCCTAGTCCTGGCCCTCGTGCCCTGGGCAGTGCACATGTTCAGTGCCCAGGAAGCACCGCCCATCCACTCTTCTTGA
- the G6PC3 gene encoding glucose-6-phosphatase 3 isoform X3, which produces MITGAALWPIMTALSSQVATRARSRWVRVMPSLAYCTFLLAVGLSRIFILAHFPHQVLAGLITGAVLGWLMTPRVPVERELSFYGLTALALMLGTSLIYWILFTLGLDLSWSISLAFKWCERPEWIHMDSRPFASLSRDSGAALGLGIALHSPCYAQVRRAQLGNGQKIACLVLAMGLLGPLDWLGHPPQISLFYIFNFLKYTLWPCLVLALVPWAVHMFSAQEAPPIHSS; this is translated from the exons ATGATCACAGGAGCAGCCCTCTGGCCCATAATGACGGCCCTGTCTTCGCAGGTGGCCACTCGGGCCCGCAG CCGCTGGGTAAGGGTGATGCCTAGCCTAGCTTATTGCACCTTCCTTTTGGCGGTTGGCTTGTCGCGAATCTTCATCTTAGCACATTTCCCTCACCAGGTGCTGGCTGGCCTAATAACTG GCGCTGTCCTGGGCTGGCTGATGACTCCCCGGGTGCCTGTGGAGCGGGAGCTAAGCTTCTATGGGTTGACCGCACTGGCCCTCATGCTAGGCACCAGCCTCATCTATTGGATCCTCTTTACGCTGGGCCTGGATCTTTCTTG GTCCATCAGCCTAGCCTTCAAGTGGTGTGAGCGGCCTGAGTGGATACACATGGATAGCCGGCCCTTTGCCTCCCTGAGCCGTGACTCAGGGGCTGCCCTGGGCCTGGGCATTGCCTTGCACTCTCCCTGCTATGCCCAGGTGCGTCGGGCACAGCTGGGAAATGGCCAGAAGATAGCCTGCCTTGTGCTGGCCATGGGGCTGCTGGGCCCCCTTGACTGGCTGGGCCACCCCCCTCAGATCAGCCTCTTCTACATCTTCAATTTCCTCAAGTATACCCTCTGGCCATGCCTAGTCCTGGCCCTCGTGCCCTGGGCAGTGCACATGTTCAGTGCCCAGGAAGCACCGCCCATCCACTCTTCTTGA
- the G6PC3 gene encoding glucose-6-phosphatase 3 isoform X4, translating to MESTLGAGIVIAEALQNQLAWLENVWLWVTFLGDPKILFLFYFPAAYYASRRVGIAVLWISLITEWLNLIFKWFLFGDRPFWWVHESGYYSQAPAQVHQFPSSCETGPGSPSGHCMITGAALWPIMTALSSQVATRARRRCPGLADDSPGACGAGAKLLWVDRTGPHARHQPHLLDPLYAGPGSFLVHQPSLQVV from the exons ATGGAGTCCACACTGGGCGCGGGCATCGTGATAGCCGAGGCGCTACAGAACCAGCTTGCCTGGCTGGAGAACGTGTGGCTGTGGGTCACCTTTCTGGGTGATCCCAAGATCCTCTTTCTGTTCTACTTCCCCGCGGCCTACTACGCGTCCCGCCGTGTGGGCATCGCGGTGCTCTGGATCAGCCTCATCACCGAGTGGCTCAACCTCATCTTCAAGTG gtttctttttggagacaggcccTTTTGGTGGGTCCATGAGTCTGGGTACTACAGCCAGGCTCCAGCCCAGGTTCACCAGTTCCCCTCTTCTTGTGAGACTGGTCCAG GCAGCCCTTCTGGACACTGCATGATCACAGGAGCAGCCCTCTGGCCCATAATGACGGCCCTGTCTTCGCAGGTGGCCACTCGGGCCCGCAG GCGCTGTCCTGGGCTGGCTGATGACTCCCCGGGTGCCTGTGGAGCGGGAGCTAAGCTTCTATGGGTTGACCGCACTGGCCCTCATGCTAGGCACCAGCCTCATCTATTGGATCCTCTTTACGCTGGGCCTGGATCTTTCTTG GTCCATCAGCCTAGCCTTCAAGTGGTGTGA